One genomic segment of Epinephelus fuscoguttatus linkage group LG19, E.fuscoguttatus.final_Chr_v1 includes these proteins:
- the LOC125880098 gene encoding uncharacterized protein LOC125880098, whose translation METSDFVQNKLTEWGFSEFVQKFEDEGIDKETFLSLGDSAGINALIPKVGPRVKFKKRLKEYLQWNSMETCDFVRDKLTEWNLSELIQRFEDEGIDKDTFLCLEESGTLNDLIPKTGPKVKFRKRLKEYLETLKRKLAYTPEMMDTETDTNSDQEDSPELDPTIFPWHFESTSTSDTDRDNEMVRSFTVKLQSDRIYLCLGGEVGLTLHALDRDFNPVWSK comes from the exons ATGGAGACATCTGATTTTGTCCAGAACAAATTAACTGAGTGGGGCTTCAGTGAGTTCGTGCAGAAATTTGAAG ATGAAGGTATTGACAAGGAGACTTTCCTAAGTCTTGGAGATTCAGCAGGGATCAATGCCTTGATTCCTAAAGTTGGACCAAGAGTAAAATTCAAAAAGAGACTCAAAGAATACTTACAG TGGAATTCCATGGAGACGTGTGATTTTGTCCGGGATAAATTAACTGAATGGAATCTCAGTGAGCTGATTCAGAGATTTGAAG aTGAAGGCATTGACAAGGACACTTTCCTATGTCTTGAGGAGTCAGGCACCTTGAATGACTTGATTCCTAAAACTGGACCAAAAGTAAAATTCAGAAAGAGACTCAAAGAATACTTAGAG ACCCTGAAAAGAAAGCTTGCTTATACTCCTGAAATGATGGACACTGAAACTGACACAAATTCAGACCAAGAGGACAGCCCTGAACTG GACCCAACTATTTTTCCATGGCACTTTGAGTCTACTTCAACATCTGACACAGATCGTGACAATGAAATGGTAAGAAGTTTTACTGTAAAGCTCCAATCGGACAGGATTTATTTGTGTCTGGGTGGTGAGGTGGGTTTAACATTACATGCACTGGACAGAGATTTTAATCCCGTCTGGAGCAAGTAA